GCAACCAATAATGACACCGGTTACCAAAAACCGGGGGAGGACAATTTGGTGTCACGGCGCAGTAGACTCGTAATCGCGAGGGAAACCGGTGTCACTCCTCCAGAATTGTCGTAGGGGAGTAGGTTTCGTGTCTCAGGTTCTTCGAGTTTCTCGTTTCAAGTCTGCGCTGCTTGCCGGCGGCGTCGTGTTCATGCCCGCCATCGCAATGGCGCAGGATGTCGATACAGGCGATACCATCGTCGAGGGCGGCTCCGGGATTGATGAGGACAATGTCATCATCGTTTCCGGCTTCCGCGAATCGCTGAATGCGGCGGTCTCCGCAAAGCGTGAAGCGGTCGGTCAGGTCGACGTCATCGTTGCCGAAGACATCGCCAAGTTTCCGGATACAAACCTCGCGGAATCGCTTCAGCGCATCCCCGGCGTGGCCATCGAACGCGACGCCGGCGAGGGTCGCCAAATCACGGTGCGCGGCCTGGGTGCCCAGTTCACCCGTGTTCGGGTCAACGGCATCGAGACGATCGCCACGTCGGTCGACGGTGCATCGTTCAACCGTGACCGTGCATTCGACTTCAACGTGTTTGCATCGGAACTGTTCAATTCAATCGTCGTCAACAAGACTGCATCAGCAGCTCTCGACGAAGGTTCGCTGGGAGCGGTCATCGACCTCAATACCGGCAACCCGCTTGCCTACGGCGCAGGGACCAAGATCGTCGCGACGGCCCAGGGCCGCTACAACGACCTGAACGACGACATCGCACCGCGCGTTGCCGGACTGTTCGCCTGGAACAATATCGACGAGACCTTCGGCTTGTCCGCGTCTGCAGCATGGTCGAAATACGAAACGCCGGAACTCGGCAACAATTCGGTTCGATGGGCGCAGGCGGACTTCCGATCGGTCGACGGGGTCAATTGCGCGGCCAATCCTGCGGACGCCGGTTGTGTCGAAGCGGGCGACGCTTTCCACCCTCGCATCCCGCGTTACGGCCTGGTGAACCATGACCGTGAACGGCTTGGCGCGACGGCTGCCATCCAGTTCCGGCCGAGCGACAGCACCGACATGGAAATCAATGCGCTCTATTCGAATTTCAAGGAAGACCGCGACGAATACTGGGGCGAAGTCCTCCTGCGTTCGAATGAAGATGAGATCGACCTGCGCAACTATGTCATCGATGCCGACAACAATCTCATCAGCGCCGATTTGGTCAACGCATGGATACGCAACGAACGCTATCACCGCGAAAGCGAAACCGAATTCTACCAGATTTCGGGCCGGATCGACCAGAGTTTCGGGGACAAGGTGACAGCGAAACTGCTGGGCGGTTTCTCGCAGTCAGATGCGACGATTCCGGTCGAAACCACCATTATTTTCGACGACCGGGATGGCAATTACAGCTACGACTATTCCGACATGGAATTCCCGCTGCTGGTTTTCGGCACCGATGTGACCAATCCCTCCAATTTCCAGCTGGCAGAATTTCGCGATCGTCCCAGCGCGGTGGATAACAAGTTCAGGACAATCGCGCTGGACCTCGAATGGGCGCCGGTCGATGGCCTCGCGATATCCGCAGGCCCGTTTTACCGCCAGTTCGATTACTTCACCACCAGCGCGCGCCGGGATAACCAGTATTGCTCGGCTTTCACCTGCGCTGCCGGTGCATATGGTGCCCCGGTAACGGCCGATCTCGCCGAACTTTTCGAGCTTGGCGATGCCGGTCAGCCGAGCGGCAATACCAACTCCTGGGTGGTCCCGAACCTCGATGCAGCGACCGCATTCGTGAACCTCTACAATATCGCCGCGGTAACCCGCGAAGGTGATGAGCGCGGCGTGAAGGAGAAGGTCAAGGGAGCGTATTTCCAGACCGATTTCGAAGTCGATCTGCCACTTCGCGTGTCGGGCAACTTCGGCGCTCGCTATGCCAAGACCGACCAGACGTCGCAGGGCTTCAACAACGGTCAGTATGTGACTGTCCAGCGAAGCTATGACGATTTTCTTCCGGCGGCGAACCTGAACATCTTCCCGAGCGATGATTTCATCATTCGCGGGGCGATTGCGAAGGTGATAACCAGGCCGTCGCTCGGAAACCTGACCCCGGGCGGGTCGGTCGACGAGTTCAACTTCCGCATCACGACAGGCAACCCGTTCATCGAACCCTATCGCGCGTGGAACTACGATCTCTCGCTGGAGTATTACTTCGCTCCCGGCGCACTCGTCTCCCTGGCAGGATTCATCAAGGCTATCGAAAGTTTCCCGGTTGGGGAGTCACTGCAGATCACCTGGGCGCAAAGCGGACTCCCGAATTCGCTGCTCACCCCTGGCACGCCGGTGTATGACGCCATTGTCAACGGCACCGATCCCAATCGCGAATTCGAGTTCCGCACCACGACCAATGGTGAAGGGGCAACCATCAAGGGGGTCGAATTTGGCCTGAACCTGCCATTCTCCGCCTTCACGTCCGGCACCTTGTCCGACTTCGGCGTTCTCGGCAACGTGACCTATGTCGACAGCAATCAGGATGTCGAATTCAACGGAGAGATTTTTCAGGCGACATTCCCCGGCGTTTCGAAATACTCGGCCAACGGGACAGTCTATTATGACAATGGTCGCTTCTCAGTGCGCGTTTCGGGTGCGTATCGCAGCGATTACAACACGGGTAACAGCGGTAACAACAACTTCCTTGAGGGTTTCGGTTCGACCTTCAACCTCGATGCTTCGATCCGTTACAAACTGACTGACAAAATCGAGCTGTTGATCGACGGCAATAACCTGACGGACCAGTACCGTTATCGCTGGACCGACGAGTTTGCCCGCCGGAACTACGAGAACAACCATTTCGGACGCATCGTCATGGTCGGCGCTCGTATCGAGATGTGACCTGCGGATCGACCGAAAGAGCAAGAAGGGCCAGCGGAATGAATAGCGATCGCAGATCGGTACTTACCGCGGGCCTTGCTCTTTCAGCTTTTGGGGCAGGTCGCGCGTACGCGCAGACGCCGCTGCCCACAGCAGACGGACTTCTCCCGCCCGGGTTGCCCCAGCCGACAGAAATAATCGATCTATGGCCGGCAGGCGCGCCCGGATATCCCGCCAACCCGCCAGTAGAGAAGACGACCGAGCGGTCGACCGACGCGCTGGTGAACGACCGTGCGGTCCTAGGGATCACCGTTCCGCGCATGGCTGTCTTCCGTCCGGACCGGCCGAATGGCGCGGCTGTCCTGCTGATACCGGGTGGCGGTTACAAGCACGTGGTGGTCGACAAGGAAGGTTACGAAATGGCGCGCTGGCTGACCGCCCGCGGCTTTACGGCATTCGTGCTGTTCTACCGCCTTCCATACGACGGCTGGGCCGCAGGTCCCGATGTGTGCCTCTCCGACGCACAACGGTCCATGCGCCTCATACGTCACCGCTGGGCGCAGTTCGCAATCGATCCGGAGCGGGTCGCGGTCATGGGTTTTTCGGCCGGAGGTCACCTTTGTGCCGACCTCGGCACCCGTTTTGCCGCCGTGACTTATGACAAGACCGACGATGCGGATGAACTGGGCGCGAAACCGTTCTGCGCGGCCCCGGCCTATCCCGTCATCTCTATGGCGACGGAGGCCGCGCACCCCGGTTCCCGCGAGAAGTTACTGGGCGCGGCTCCTCTCCCCGCGCTCGTAGCGGCGCATTCTCCGGATCAGAACGTTCCGGAGGATGCGCCTCCATTCTTCATCCTTCATGCCGAAGACGATGACGTTGTTCCGGTTGAGAACGCGTTGCTGCTGCGCGCAGCGCTGAAGGCGAAGGGCATTCCGGTCGAAACGCATTTGTTTCAACATGGCGGTCACGGCTTCGGCTTGCGCAAGGCGGTTGGCAAGTCGGTCGCGGTCTGGCCCGAACTGTGGCGCAGTTGGGCCAGATCGATTGGGTTCGCATGACCTACGATCGAAGAGACTTTTTCCGCAATGCGGGCGCGCTCGGCCTGGCCAGCGCCTTGCCAGGTTCGATTGCGACAGGGGTGCGTGCGGCTGAAAGCCCATCGCGACCAGCGGATCCCGGCAGCTACGCGCGAGGGTTCGATAACCAGCGTATCGCCGATCTCGGCAATGGCCGATTTCTCAATCCCGTCGTGTCGGGCGACCGGCCAGACCCGGCGATCCTGCGGGATGGAGACGATTACTTTCTAACCTTCTCGACCTTCGACGCCTATCCCGGCCTCACGATCTGGCATTCGCGAGATCTCGTGAACTGGCGACCGTTGAAGGCCGCGCTCCAAAAGAACATCGGGTCGGTCTGGGCACCCGGCCTGCACAAGGACCGCGGGCGGTATCTGCTCTACATTCCGGTGAAGGCACAGCCGCGTAACGACATTTTCGTAAGCTGGGCGAGCGAGATCGAGGGGCCGTGGAGCGATCCGGTCGCGCTTGACCTGCCCAATCATATCGACCCCTGCCATGCGGTGGCGGAAGATGGCAGCAGATGGCTGTTCCTGTCGGGCGGAGACCGGGTGCGTCTGGCGGACGACAGCCTCTCGCTCGCTGGCGAAGTAGAACATGTTTACGACCCGTGGCGTTATCCGTCCGACTGGATTGTCGAAGGCTTCTCGCCCGAAGGCCCGAAGATCCACCGGATCGGCGAATGGTTCTACATGCTGACGGCAGTCGGAGGGACAGCGGGTCCGCCCACGGGGCACATGGTCATCGCTGCGCGCTCGCGCTCTCTTCATGGCCCCTGGCAGCATCATCCACGCAATCCGATCGTTCGCACGAATTCGATAGACGAGGCTTGGTGGTCGCGGGGCCACGCATCGCTGGTGCAGGCACCCGACGATAGCTGGTGGTCGCTCTACCATGGGTACGAGAACGGTTACTGGACGCTCGGGCGCCAATGCCTGCTCGACCCGGTCCGTTTCACGAGTGACGGCTGGTTCGATATGCATGGTGCTGACCTCTCAGGACCGATCGCGAAGCCTTCCGGTGGCGGAACGCAGCCGCACGGAATGGCGCTGTCGGATGATTTCTCCCGCCCGCTCGAGCTGGGCTCCAAATGGTCGTTTTTCCGTCCTGATACGGACGAGCGCAACCGCATCCGCATCGAGGATGGCACGTTGCACTTCGCGGGCAAAGGCGAGGCGCCCTCTTCAGGTTCGCCATTGCTCATTACCGCCGGTGACCGAAGCTACATGTTCGAATGCGATATCGAATGTGCAGAAGGCGGCAGGGCAGGTCTTGTCCTGTTCTACGACGACAAGCTTTATTGCGGACTCGGTTTCGACGAACAGCGGTTCGTGACGCATCAGTATGGGATCGAACGCGCGCGACCAGCCAATCCCCACGGTCGGCGGATGCGCATGCGCGTTACCAACCGGCAGCACATCGTTACCTTCGATACAAGCGGCGATGATGGCCGGACCTGGCACAGGTTCGATCGCGGCATGGAGGTGTCGGGCTATCATCATAATGTTCGCGGCGGTTTCCTGATGCTTCGTCCGGGGCTGTATGCCGCGGGTAAGGGCGAAGCTCGCTTTCGCGATTTCCGCTTTACCGCCCTGGCGGATTGAAGTGCGCGGCAGGAGAAGGCGCCAGAAAATGGGAATGTCGGTCCCGGTGAATCGAAGGGGTTTCCTGGCGGGGTCCGCCGCGCTGGGTGCCGGACTGATGCTGGCCGGCTGCGATCGCCGCATGTCGGGCCTGCTTACCAGCGCGGATGCCCATCCGGCTGACTATCCGACCAGCAGGGCCGTATCCTACATGGGAGAGCTGCTGGCAGAGCGAACCGGCGGAAGGCTCGGCATAAAGCTTTACGCGGGAGGCCAGCTCGGCAGCGAAACCGACACGCTGGAAATCACGAGCTTCGGCGGGCTCGACCTCAACCGGGTCAACCTCGCTCCGCTCAATTCGATGGAGCCGATGACGCTCCCGCTCTCGCTGCCTTTCGTGTTCGATTCAGTCGATCACATGCGCCGCGTGGTCGACAGCGATATCGGCGACGAGGTGCTTGCCTCGCTCGAACCGCATGGCCTGATCGGACTTTGCTTCTACGATTCCGGTGCGCGCAGTTTCTACAACAAGGCGCGGCCGATCAATTCGCCGGCGGACATGAAAGGGATGAAGCTACGCGTCCCCGCGTCCGACCTCTACGTCGCCATGGTCAACGCGCTCGGTGCCAATGCCGTCCCGATATCTTTCGGCGAAATCTACCAGTCGCTAACCCAAGGCGTGATCGACGGGGCGGAAAACAACTGGCCAACGCTCGTCAGCGAGCGTCATTATGAGGCGATCAACTTTTTCAGCCTCACCGATCACCTTCTGACGCCGGAAGCGCTGGTGATGAGCAAGGCGAGCTGGGACCGGCTCGATGCTGCAGACAAGCAAATCGTTGCGCAGACGGCGAAGGAATCGGTCATCCGGATGCGCGAACTTTGGGACGCCAGGGTCGACGAGGCGAAGGCGGCGATCGAGGCGTCCGATGTCACGGTCAACACGGTCGACAAACAGCCGTTCGCGAACCTCATGAAGCCAGTCTGGAGCGAGTTCATCACTACACCGCAACAGCAGTCGATCGTTGAGCGCATAACCGCAATGGGAGGGCAGTGAATTGGCCCACAGGATCAGTATGCTGCTGATCAGGCTCGGTGCGCTGGGCCTGGTGGCAATGACAGCGATCATCGGTTGGCAGGTGTTCGGGCGGTTCGTACTCAATTCCAGCCCGTCCTGGACCGAGCAGGCGTCCCTGATCCTGATGATCTGGTACGTGATGTTCGCCGCTGCGGCAGGGGTATACGAGGGGTTTCACATCCGCATTGCCCTGCTGGAAGAGAAGCTGGGCGAACGCGCAGCGCCGGCCCGCAGGTTGGTTGCGGCGATTGTCATGCTGCTCGGGCTGGTCCTCCTCATCTACGGTGCGGAGCTTTGCTGGCTGGTGCGTGACAATGTCGTACCGTCGCTCGGCGTCAGCCGTTCGGTAGCTTACTTTCCGATGCCGCTGTCCGGCTTGCTAATGGCGCTTTTCGCAATGCCAGGCGTGCTCGGCCGTGCCTCCTATCCGGCTCAAGAGGAGGAGGCGTAATGGAATTGCTCGTCCTCTTCGGGGTGCTCTTCGTCCTGCTCGCGCTGGGCGTGCCGGTGGGCTACGCGCTGCTCGGCTCCGCGCTCTCCTGCTTCGGGGTCATGGATATCCCGCCGATCGTCGCCGTGCAGAGGGTGGCAGCAGGTATCAGCGTCTTCACGCTCATGGCGATCCCTTTCTTCATATTTGCCGGCGATCTGATGTATCGCGCCGGAATAGCGGAGCGGCTCGTCAGGGTGGCCGATGCTGCGGTCGGCCGGGTTCGCGGCGGCCTTGGCCTGGTCGATGTCGGTGCGTCGATGATGTTCGGCGCTGTGTCCGGCTCTGCCATTGCCAGTGCGTCGGCAATCGGTTCGAGCATGGTTCCACTGATGAAGGACAAGGGCTATCCTGGCGATTACGCCGTGAACGTCACCGTCACGGCCGCGATCGTTGGCCTGCTCATTCCGCCCTCGCACAACATGATCATCTATTCCGCTGCATCGGGCATCGGCGTGTCGATCGGAGATTTGTTCGTCGCAGGTCTCGTACCCGGACTTCTCACCGGTTTGATGCTGATGGCGACGGCCTGGGTCGTGGCGAGGCGCCGCGGTCTGCCCTATGGGGCCTTCCCCGGATGGCGCGAATTCATTCGAGCAGCGGTGTTTGCAGTGCCGGGCCTGCTCACCGCAGTCATTATCATGGGCGGTATCCTGAGCGGGATATTCACCCCGACCGAGAGTTCGGCCATAGCCGTTATCTATACCATCCTCGTCGGGGTGCTGGTCTACCGCAGCCTCGGCTGGTCGGCATTCTGGGAAGCTGCGCAGAAATCGGTGCGGACGGCATCGATGGTCCTGTTCATAATTGCTGCAGCAACCGCCTTCGGCTTCGCCCTCGCATTGCTCGAAGTACCGGCGGCACTTGCCTCGCTGATCGGGTTCATCACCGAGAACCCCCTGCTGACGCTGCTCATCATAAATATCATGTTGCTGGCACTGGGCACGTTCATGGACATGGCACCGCTGATTGTCATCACAACGCCGATCTTCCTGCCGGTTGCGATGGGAGTGGGCGTGGATCCGGTCCACTTTGGCATTATCATGATGTTGAACCTCGGGATCGGCCTCGTGACGCCGCCAGTGGGTTCGGTCCTTTTCGTCGGATCTGCGGTGGGAAAGATACCGGTCACTACATTGGTGAAGACAATATGGCCGTTCTACTTCACGCTTGTCGCTGCTTTGCTTCTGATCACGTATGTCCCTGGCCTTTCGCTCTGGCTCCCCGGGGTCATCGCCGATTGATCAGAGTGTGACCCCGCGCTTCCAGATCGAGATGACGCGCTGGCCGGAACGTTCGGCGCTGGTCTCCTGCCCGCTCGCCACTTCGAGCAGGTAATCCGCAAAATCGTCTGCAACCCTGTCCGGATCTTCTGTCAGCATCCGGCCCGCATCAAAATCGATCCAGCCGCTCTTGCTGGCGGCAAGTTGCGAGTTGGAGGAAACTTTCACCGTCGGCACCGGAAAGCCGAGCGGAGTTCCGCGACCCGTGGTGAAAAGGATCAGCGTGGCCCCTGCCGCTGCAAGAGCGGTCGAAGACACCGCATCATTGCCCGGGGCCTCCAGCAGGGTAATGCCCGCTGTCTCAGCCAGGCCACCGTAATCGATGACGCCGCTCAGCCGCGCCCGGCCCGCTTTCTGAACCGCGCCGAGCGATTTTTCTTCGAGCGTGGTAATACCGCCGGCTATATTTCCGGGAGACGGGTTTTCGGACACAGCTTGCCCGTTCTCGAGGAAATAGCGCTTGAACCGGTTGAGCAACGCGCCGGCGCTTTCGAGAACCTCAGGGGTTTCGCTGCGGGCAAACAGGGATCGTTCCGCACCGAAAATCTCGGGTATCTCGGTGAGCACCAACCGCCCTTCGCTGGCGTCCACGCGGTTGCTGAACCTGCCTAACAGGGGATTCGCTGTCACACCGGAAAGCGCATCGGAACCCCCGCATTTGAGTCCGATGCAAAGTGCGGAAGAAGGCGCCTCGACGCGGGTTTGATCGCCGACCTTTTCGACCAGTTCCGCGATCAGCCCGAGCAAGGCCTTCCGCTCGTCGCCAACGTCCTGCGCCCGCATCGAGCGAAGTTTCGCACGGCTACGTTCGGGGACGGAGCCGACAAGTTCGTCCAGCTGGTTGCTCTCGCAGCCAAGGCCCACCAGCACGACGCCGCCGGCATTGGGATTGTCGCACAGCGCGGCAAGCACGGCCCGCGTGCCGGCAAGGTCTTCGCTCAGTTGTGAACATCCATGCGGATGGCCGAAAGCCACGACCGCATCTACACGATCCGCATGGAGGGCAGACGCCTCTCGTGCGACCATATCGGCGAGGGGTGAAACGCACCCGACAGTGGGCAGCACCCATATTTCGTTGCGGGTCGCGTAACGGCCGTCCGGGCGACGGTAACCCAGCCACGGGCAAAGTGGCGCGGCCGGCGTCGCTTCCATCTTCTCGCCCTCGAAGTCCGAATAGTTCAATTCGCCAGCCAAAGCCGTCTTCAGGTTATGGGAATGAACGTGCTCGCCCGCTCCGATCTGCTGGCTCGCGAGCCCGATCTGCTCGCCGTAGCGTCGAACAGGGTCTCCCGGCATTATTTCGCCGAGCGCGAACTTATGTCCACGCGGAATATCGCTGCGCAGCGCGGTGCGTTCGCCTGCAACCTCTACAGCCTCGCCGCCCTTCAGATCGGCCAGGGCTACCGCAACATTGTCGCGGTCATGGATTTTCCAGGCTGCAGGCCCACTGCCCGCTGCTCGTACCGACGGCTCCAACATAACCGCATTCCGCTTTCGTATGCTCGCCCAGGCGCGCTTGATTTACAGTGTAGAACGCTTCAAAAACCGATGTTGACACCGGTTACCACAACATCGGTTTCGGAACAATCGGCATCGCAGCGTCTTGCCTGACGGAGAGAATGAATGACCCGCCCACTTCACCTGGATGACGACGGGCTCTTCCCGCCTGATCCGGGCGTCCGTCTGATCGCCCGCCAGCTCTATTCCGAAGTATCCGGTTTACCCATCATATCGCCCCACGGGCATACCGATCCGGAATGGTTCGCGACCAACGAGCCTTTCGGCAATGCGTCCGAATTACTGCTGCATCCCGACCACTACCTTTTCCGGATGCTCTATTCGCAGGGCATTTCTCTCGAGGCCCTAGGCATTGGCGGCCGCGATGCCGACCCCCGCGAATCCTGGCGCTTGCTGGCAGAAAATTACCATCTGTTTCGCGGTACGCCCTCGCGCATATGGCTAGATTGGGTCTTCGCCAAATCCTTCGGTATCGGGGTGCGTCTCGACGCAGAAACCGCGGACTTCTATTTCGACACGATCTCGGAAGCCTTGCAGACCGAGCCTTTCCGTCCTCGCGCCCTGTTCGAGCGCTACGGCCTGGAAGTACTCGCCACGACCGAAAGCCCGATAGATACGCTGGAGCACCACAGGGCAATCAGGGAGAGCGGTTGGGACGGGCGCGTCATTACCGCCTATCGTCCCGACCCTGTCGTCGATCCCCATTTCGAGGGTTTCGCGCAGAACCTTGCGACATTTGCCGAACTGACCGGCGAAGATACCCAAGGCTGGTCGGGCTATCTCGCTGCGCATCGCAAGCGGCGGGCATTCTTCAAGGAAATGGGCGCGACCTCGACCGACCACGGCCATCCGACCGCGACCACGGCCAACCTTTCCCCCGCAGATGCGGCCGCGCTGTTCGACACGGTGAAAAGCGGAAGGGCATCGCCAAAGGAAGCGGAAGTTTTCCGCGGCCAGATGCTGACGGAAATGGCGGCGATGAGCATCGACGATGGATTGGTGATGCAGATTCACCCGGGCAGTTTCCGCAATCACAACAGGCTGTTGTTCAACAGTTTCGGTAGGGACAAGGGCGCCGATATCCCGACACGCACCGATTACGTGCACGCATTGCAGCCGCTGCTCGACCGATTCGGCAACGAACCTGACTTTTCGATCATCCTGTTTACCCTGGACGAAAGCAGCTATGCGCGCGAACTCGCACCCTTGGCCGGACATTACCCCTGCCTCAAGCTGGGACCGGCCTGGTGGTTTCACGATAGCCCCGAAGGCATGCGCCGCTTCCGGTTGATGACGACGGAAACGGCGGGTTTCTACAACACCGTCGGCTTCAACGACGATACCCGCGCCTTCCTTTCGATACCGGCACGCCACGATGTCGCCCGCAGGATCGATTGCGGTTTCCTCGCCCAATTGGTGGCGGAACATCGGATCGAGGATTGGGAGGCCGCTGACGTCGCGCGCGATCTTGCGTATAATCTCGCCAAGCGGGCATACCGCCTGTGAGATTGAACTCGCAAACGATCGCTCGTCTGCCCGCTGATATCGCGCGGTTCGCTTACGATCGAACCGGGCAGTCGATCGGCATCGTCCATTTCGGGATCGGAGCGTTCCATCGCGCGCACATGGCGAGCTACACCGATCTGGCGATGAACGCCGGAGAGCGTGACTGGATGATCAGCGGCGTCTCGCTGCGTTCTCGCTCCGTTGCAGAACGGCTTAATCCCCAAGAGGGTCTGTTTACGCTGACCGAGCGCGCGGGGGACAATGCTTCGACGCGGCTGGTCGGCTCCGTTGCAGAGGTTCTCTATGCGCCGGACCAAGCAGACGAGGTGATTTCGCGCATCGCAGATCCCGCCTGCCAGATCGTGAGTTTCACGGTCACCGAGAAAGGCTATGCCCGACGCGAAGGCAATTTGCTTAATCTCCAACTGGCAGAGGCCAGCTTCTATCCGCTTCTGTCCAGCGCCCTGGAAAGACGCCGGAAGAAGGGATTACCCGGAGTAACCCTGCTTTCCTGCGATAATCTGCCTGACAATGGCCGCGTGCTTCGAACGCTCTTCGCACAGTGGCTGGCAGCGCGAAACCCGGACATGATAGAATGGTTTCAGGCGCATTGCAGCGTTCCCTCGACAATGATCGACCGGATCGTTCCGCGCACCGATGAACAGGACCTCGCATGGCTGGAAGGCCTGATCGGAATGCAGGATCCCGGTGCCGTCTTCACGGAACGTTTTAGCCAATGGGTGATCGAGGACGATTTTGCAGGTCGGCGACCTGCCTGGGAAAATCATGGCGCACAACTTGTCGAGGACGTGAGATCTTACGAAACCGCCAAACTGCGGATGCTCAATGGTGCTCATTCGATGATTGCATATTGCGGTTTGCAGGCAGGGTACGAATTTGTTCATGAAGCCGTCGCGGACCCGATACTGCGCCGGAAGGCCGAACGCCTGATGCGCGAGGAAGCCTTGCCAACCATCTCTCCGGCAGAGGGGCAGGATCTCGAAGCATATGCCGACACCCTGATGGAACGATTTGCCGATCCTGCCTTGCGTCACCGGCTGTCTCAGATTGCGATGGATGGCACCCAGAAGATACCGCAAAGATGGCTCGATACGTTGGTCGATCTTGAAGAGGCGGGTGGTGTTCCGGAAGCGATCCCGACGGGAATTGATGCCTGGCTGTGGCATATCGAAGACAGGCGGTTCGTCGACGATCCAAGGAAGGTCGAATTGCACGAGGCGCTGTTGCAAGACGGACGTGAGGCGGTGCTTTCCCTATGCTTTCTGGGTCACAATGCGAATGCCGCCATCTGGCCAGGCTATACCGAACTGTTGCCTCGCCTGGTCATGCTGACAGACGGAAGATAGTGTTAGGACCGGAGCATTTCGATCATGAGGAACTGGCAAACGCACTTGATCCGGGATCGCTTGATTTCCTGCCATACACGGCGCTGCCCACGTCATGACCAGCGCCGGGGGACAATTTAGGGCAGATGAGTTCTTCTCTCCGCCGTCAAACGCGAACGGGCAACTTGCTCGAGGCCTTCATCTCCTTGAGCGACAGGTTTGACCGGATGCTGGTGACACCGGGCAGTCGCCGCATCGTGCTGTGAGCAGCTCAGTTGAACGAAGGCCATGACGCCGAGCCCAAGCTCCCGTCGACAGTGTTAAACTCCCCTCAATCAATCGATCCAACCGAAAGGCCCTTGCATGAGAGCTGGCCTGTTCGAGAGATCCCAAGAAGCGCCAACGGTCGTGAACGTGCCGGATCCGTCGCCGGGCCCGGATGGTGTCGTCCTCAAGGTCGAGGCGACTGGCGCCTGCCGCAGCGACTGGCATGGTTGGATGGAGTACAATAGCGACATCGACCTCCCGAACATCCCCGGCCATGAGCTGGCGGATGTGATCGAGATGGCCGGGAAGAACGTAAAGAACTGGAAGGTCGGCGAAGGGGTCGGCATCGACGCTGCACCGGAAGCATTGACGAATATGGACAAATTCCAGTCCGTCGGCGCGACCGTGATAACGAGCTTCTG
This is a stretch of genomic DNA from Erythrobacteraceae bacterium WH01K. It encodes these proteins:
- a CDS encoding mannitol dehydrogenase family protein, with product MRLNSQTIARLPADIARFAYDRTGQSIGIVHFGIGAFHRAHMASYTDLAMNAGERDWMISGVSLRSRSVAERLNPQEGLFTLTERAGDNASTRLVGSVAEVLYAPDQADEVISRIADPACQIVSFTVTEKGYARREGNLLNLQLAEASFYPLLSSALERRRKKGLPGVTLLSCDNLPDNGRVLRTLFAQWLAARNPDMIEWFQAHCSVPSTMIDRIVPRTDEQDLAWLEGLIGMQDPGAVFTERFSQWVIEDDFAGRRPAWENHGAQLVEDVRSYETAKLRMLNGAHSMIAYCGLQAGYEFVHEAVADPILRRKAERLMREEALPTISPAEGQDLEAYADTLMERFADPALRHRLSQIAMDGTQKIPQRWLDTLVDLEEAGGVPEAIPTGIDAWLWHIEDRRFVDDPRKVELHEALLQDGREAVLSLCFLGHNANAAIWPGYTELLPRLVMLTDGR
- a CDS encoding alcohol dehydrogenase catalytic domain-containing protein, which encodes MRAGLFERSQEAPTVVNVPDPSPGPDGVVLKVEATGACRSDWHGWMEYNSDIDLPNIPGHELADVIEMAGKNVKNWKVGEGVGIDAAPEALTNMDKFQSVGATVITSF
- a CDS encoding TRAP transporter large permease is translated as MELLVLFGVLFVLLALGVPVGYALLGSALSCFGVMDIPPIVAVQRVAAGISVFTLMAIPFFIFAGDLMYRAGIAERLVRVADAAVGRVRGGLGLVDVGASMMFGAVSGSAIASASAIGSSMVPLMKDKGYPGDYAVNVTVTAAIVGLLIPPSHNMIIYSAASGIGVSIGDLFVAGLVPGLLTGLMLMATAWVVARRRGLPYGAFPGWREFIRAAVFAVPGLLTAVIIMGGILSGIFTPTESSAIAVIYTILVGVLVYRSLGWSAFWEAAQKSVRTASMVLFIIAAATAFGFALALLEVPAALASLIGFITENPLLTLLIINIMLLALGTFMDMAPLIVITTPIFLPVAMGVGVDPVHFGIIMMLNLGIGLVTPPVGSVLFVGSAVGKIPVTTLVKTIWPFYFTLVAALLLITYVPGLSLWLPGVIAD
- a CDS encoding altronate dehydratase family protein — encoded protein: MLEPSVRAAGSGPAAWKIHDRDNVAVALADLKGGEAVEVAGERTALRSDIPRGHKFALGEIMPGDPVRRYGEQIGLASQQIGAGEHVHSHNLKTALAGELNYSDFEGEKMEATPAAPLCPWLGYRRPDGRYATRNEIWVLPTVGCVSPLADMVAREASALHADRVDAVVAFGHPHGCSQLSEDLAGTRAVLAALCDNPNAGGVVLVGLGCESNQLDELVGSVPERSRAKLRSMRAQDVGDERKALLGLIAELVEKVGDQTRVEAPSSALCIGLKCGGSDALSGVTANPLLGRFSNRVDASEGRLVLTEIPEIFGAERSLFARSETPEVLESAGALLNRFKRYFLENGQAVSENPSPGNIAGGITTLEEKSLGAVQKAGRARLSGVIDYGGLAETAGITLLEAPGNDAVSSTALAAAGATLILFTTGRGTPLGFPVPTVKVSSNSQLAASKSGWIDFDAGRMLTEDPDRVADDFADYLLEVASGQETSAERSGQRVISIWKRGVTL
- the uxaC gene encoding glucuronate isomerase — encoded protein: MTRPLHLDDDGLFPPDPGVRLIARQLYSEVSGLPIISPHGHTDPEWFATNEPFGNASELLLHPDHYLFRMLYSQGISLEALGIGGRDADPRESWRLLAENYHLFRGTPSRIWLDWVFAKSFGIGVRLDAETADFYFDTISEALQTEPFRPRALFERYGLEVLATTESPIDTLEHHRAIRESGWDGRVITAYRPDPVVDPHFEGFAQNLATFAELTGEDTQGWSGYLAAHRKRRAFFKEMGATSTDHGHPTATTANLSPADAAALFDTVKSGRASPKEAEVFRGQMLTEMAAMSIDDGLVMQIHPGSFRNHNRLLFNSFGRDKGADIPTRTDYVHALQPLLDRFGNEPDFSIILFTLDESSYARELAPLAGHYPCLKLGPAWWFHDSPEGMRRFRLMTTETAGFYNTVGFNDDTRAFLSIPARHDVARRIDCGFLAQLVAEHRIEDWEAADVARDLAYNLAKRAYRL